One Gelria sp. Kuro-4 DNA segment encodes these proteins:
- a CDS encoding glycine betaine ABC transporter substrate-binding protein — protein MIVVRNLYKIFGPRPQSVFPLLEQGLGKEKILVETGHTVGINNASFAVRRGEIFVVMGLSGSGKSTLIRCLNRLIEPTRGKVLVEGRDITALDTAELRQLRREKLAMVFQRFGLFPHRTVLGNVEYGLEVQGIPAPKRREKARQALELVGLTGWEAAYPSALSGGMQQRVGLARALATEPEVLLMDEAFSALDPLIRKQMQDELLNLQSQVKKTIVFITHDLAGAGIMKATAKAIQDYGLKLKLVEGSEPAMTAALKKAIDNKEWIVVTGWAPHWKFARWDLKFLEDPKKDYGEVENIHITARKGLAEDMPEVADFLKNFKLNAQQLGDLEGRIADGEEPPAAAKAWMAENKDVVDSWWK, from the coding sequence TTGATAGTTGTACGGAACCTGTACAAAATCTTCGGCCCTCGGCCCCAGTCCGTTTTTCCTTTGCTGGAGCAGGGACTCGGCAAAGAAAAAATCCTGGTGGAAACGGGGCATACCGTTGGTATCAACAATGCGTCGTTTGCCGTGCGCCGGGGCGAAATCTTTGTGGTAATGGGTCTTTCAGGAAGTGGCAAGTCCACCCTGATCCGCTGCCTTAATCGCCTGATAGAACCCACGCGGGGTAAGGTGTTGGTTGAGGGCAGGGACATCACCGCTCTGGATACGGCAGAATTGCGGCAGCTACGCCGGGAAAAGCTGGCCATGGTCTTTCAACGCTTTGGCCTCTTCCCGCACCGCACCGTCCTCGGCAATGTGGAGTATGGGCTGGAGGTGCAGGGAATCCCTGCCCCTAAGCGGCGCGAGAAGGCGCGGCAGGCCCTCGAGCTGGTGGGCCTCACCGGCTGGGAGGCGGCCTATCCTTCTGCCTTAAGCGGGGGAATGCAGCAGCGGGTAGGGCTGGCGCGCGCCTTGGCCACCGAGCCGGAGGTACTGCTCATGGACGAGGCCTTCAGCGCCCTGGATCCTTTGATCCGCAAGCAGATGCAGGATGAGCTCTTGAACCTGCAGTCGCAGGTAAAAAAGACGATAGTTTTCATCACCCACGATCTGGCCGGGGCCGGCATCATGAAAGCCACCGCCAAGGCCATTCAGGATTACGGCCTAAAGCTGAAGCTGGTCGAAGGCAGCGAACCGGCCATGACGGCAGCCCTCAAGAAGGCCATCGACAACAAGGAGTGGATTGTGGTCACCGGCTGGGCGCCCCACTGGAAGTTCGCCCGCTGGGATCTCAAGTTCCTGGAAGACCCCAAGAAGGACTATGGTGAAGTCGAGAACATTCACATCACCGCCCGCAAAGGGCTGGCAGAAGATATGCCGGAAGTGGCCGACTTCCTGAAAAACTTCAAGCTCAACGCCCAGCAGCTGGGTGACTTGGAAGGCCGCATCGCCGACGGGGAGGAGCCGCCGGCGGCAGCCAAGGCCTGGATGGCCGAGAACAAAGACGTCGTCGACAGCTGGTGGAAGTAA
- a CDS encoding energy-coupling factor ABC transporter ATP-binding protein: MTAVLEARDMVIRKGGRRILSVAHLTVEPGEVLAVIGPNGAGKSTLLTALACLDLPKSGAVFFHGQRVTRANALAVRRRLAVVFQEPLLLDTTVLENAAVGLKLRGRRREAEAKARVWLERFGVLHLADQPALTLSGGEAQRVSLARAFALEPEVLLLDEPFASVDVIARAGLIQEFKNVLGSTGTTAVLVTHDFREVSALATRVAVLAGGAVQAEGTPAAIAAHPRWGALAHPGSGINLAAFLSILQKPQPEAQ; this comes from the coding sequence GTGACGGCGGTGCTGGAAGCGCGCGACATGGTGATAAGAAAAGGCGGGCGGCGCATCTTAAGCGTCGCCCACCTTACGGTGGAGCCGGGCGAAGTGCTCGCCGTCATCGGCCCCAACGGCGCGGGCAAGAGCACACTGCTTACCGCCCTGGCCTGCCTGGACCTGCCGAAAAGCGGGGCCGTGTTCTTCCACGGCCAGCGCGTCACGCGCGCCAACGCCCTTGCCGTGCGCCGCCGGCTCGCGGTGGTGTTTCAGGAACCGCTGCTCCTCGATACCACGGTGCTCGAGAACGCGGCGGTGGGGCTTAAGCTGCGCGGCCGGCGCCGGGAGGCGGAGGCCAAGGCCCGGGTCTGGCTGGAGCGCTTCGGCGTGCTCCACCTGGCCGACCAGCCGGCCCTCACCCTTTCGGGCGGCGAAGCCCAGCGGGTGAGCCTGGCCAGGGCCTTCGCTCTGGAACCGGAGGTACTGCTGCTCGATGAGCCCTTTGCTTCGGTGGACGTCATTGCGCGCGCCGGACTCATCCAGGAGTTCAAGAACGTACTCGGCAGCACGGGCACCACAGCAGTCCTTGTGACCCACGACTTCCGCGAGGTGAGCGCGCTGGCCACCCGCGTGGCGGTGCTGGCCGGTGGCGCAGTGCAGGCCGAGGGTACGCCTGCGGCCATCGCCGCCCACCCGCGCTGGGGCGCCCTCGCCCACCCGGGGTCAGGTATCAACTTAGCAGCGTTTTTATCAATTCTGCAAAAACCACAACCTGAAGCGCAATAA
- a CDS encoding ABC transporter permease has translation MDLVVQGLAKAFRLLVSGDPEVLQITFLTLRVSGLATLISLGLGVPLGLYLAVARFRGRELLVGAVNTGMGLPPTVVGLWVSILLWRNGPLGMLNLMYTPTAIVIAQAVIAAPVVTGLTMAAVQQLNPKLRLQVLALGASPLQFWWLIIREVRFGILAAVMAGLGSVISEVGASMAVGGNVRWYTRVLTTAIVLEVSKGNFDMALALGFVLMLLAYSITYVLTIVQQRRRRL, from the coding sequence ATGGATTTAGTGGTGCAAGGTCTGGCCAAGGCCTTCCGCCTGCTCGTAAGCGGCGACCCGGAGGTGCTGCAGATTACCTTCCTCACCCTGCGGGTGTCGGGCCTGGCCACCCTGATCAGCCTGGGTTTGGGCGTGCCTTTGGGGCTGTACCTGGCGGTGGCGCGCTTTCGGGGCCGGGAGCTTCTGGTAGGCGCTGTGAATACCGGGATGGGCCTGCCGCCCACGGTGGTGGGGCTCTGGGTGAGCATCCTCCTCTGGCGCAACGGGCCGTTGGGCATGCTTAACCTCATGTACACCCCCACGGCCATCGTTATCGCCCAGGCGGTGATCGCGGCGCCGGTGGTGACCGGCCTCACCATGGCTGCGGTGCAACAGCTCAACCCGAAACTGCGCCTTCAGGTTTTGGCCCTGGGCGCCTCACCGCTTCAGTTCTGGTGGCTCATCATCCGCGAGGTGCGCTTCGGGATCCTGGCGGCGGTGATGGCCGGCCTGGGAAGCGTCATCTCCGAGGTGGGGGCGTCCATGGCGGTGGGCGGCAACGTGCGCTGGTACACGCGCGTCCTCACCACGGCCATCGTGCTCGAGGTGAGCAAAGGGAACTTCGACATGGCCTTGGCTTTGGGGTTTGTTCTCATGCTTCTCGCCTACAGCATCACGTATGTCCTCACCATCGTGCAGCAGAGGAGGCGGCGCTTGTGA
- a CDS encoding substrate-binding domain-containing protein has protein sequence MKKYLVVALCVLLALALFGCAPKARPEQQADQEAGKEPAQPAGAPAGSKEVILATTTSTQDSGLLDVLIPIFEQKTGYRVKTVAVGTGQALAMGERGEADVLLVHAPAAEKKVVESGAAIDRRLVMHNDFIIVGPEKDPAKIKGSATTADAFKKIAQAKALFVSRGDDSGTNKKELELWKAAQIEPKGSWYQESGTGMGQTLNIASEKGGYTLTDRATYLALKKNLALTILLEGDKSLLNVYHVMQVNPDKFPKVNAAGGKAFADFMVDAETQKVIGDFGKDKFGQSLFFPDAGKPDTY, from the coding sequence GTGAAAAAGTATCTTGTCGTGGCCCTCTGTGTTCTGCTTGCCCTGGCCCTCTTCGGCTGCGCGCCGAAGGCCCGGCCGGAGCAGCAGGCCGATCAGGAAGCCGGTAAGGAGCCGGCGCAGCCGGCCGGTGCCCCGGCGGGCAGTAAAGAGGTCATCCTCGCCACCACCACCAGCACCCAGGACAGCGGCCTCTTGGATGTCCTCATCCCCATTTTTGAGCAGAAGACGGGCTACCGGGTAAAGACGGTGGCGGTCGGCACCGGCCAGGCCCTGGCCATGGGCGAGCGGGGCGAGGCGGACGTGCTCCTGGTGCACGCCCCGGCAGCGGAGAAGAAGGTAGTGGAAAGCGGGGCGGCCATTGACCGCCGGCTGGTCATGCACAACGACTTCATCATCGTCGGGCCGGAAAAGGACCCCGCCAAGATCAAGGGTTCGGCCACCACGGCGGATGCCTTCAAGAAGATCGCCCAGGCCAAGGCCCTCTTCGTCTCGCGCGGCGACGACTCCGGGACCAACAAGAAGGAGCTCGAGCTCTGGAAAGCAGCCCAAATCGAACCCAAGGGTTCCTGGTACCAGGAGTCCGGTACCGGCATGGGCCAGACGCTGAACATCGCCTCGGAAAAGGGCGGCTACACCCTGACCGACCGTGCCACCTACCTGGCGCTCAAGAAGAACCTGGCCCTCACCATCCTGCTCGAGGGAGACAAGTCGCTCCTTAACGTGTACCACGTGATGCAGGTCAACCCCGATAAGTTCCCCAAGGTGAACGCCGCCGGCGGCAAGGCCTTTGCCGACTTTATGGTGGACGCTGAAACGCAAAAGGTGATTGGCGACTTCGGCAAAGACAAGTTCGGCCAGTCCCTCTTCTTCCCGGATGCCGGGAAGCCGGACACCTATTAG
- a CDS encoding molybdenum cofactor synthesis domain-containing protein — MGRVAGRVKAVCTSTAKGTRKEDRGEGVFRPGYGVEGDAHAGPWHRQVSLLAQESVDKMIAKGIKLVPGDFGENLTTEGIDVAHLPVGTRLKVGADVLLEVTQIGKKCHHGCAIYQQVGDCIMPREGIFARVLLGGRVRNGDPILIEEGYRLAIVTASDKGARGEREDTGAQVIRRLVAELGEVVEYKVLPDEREELAAELKRLADERAIDLILTTGGTGLGPRDVTPEATLDVVDQLVPGLPEAMRAAGFAKTPHALLSRAVAGIRGRTLIVNLPGSPRGVEENLSVILPALPHGLAVLTGRAAECGRPAADRQFKAVHSFQGEAE; from the coding sequence ATGGGAAGGGTAGCCGGCCGCGTAAAGGCGGTCTGTACCAGCACCGCCAAGGGAACCCGCAAAGAGGACCGGGGAGAAGGGGTCTTTAGACCCGGTTACGGTGTCGAGGGCGACGCCCATGCCGGTCCGTGGCACCGGCAGGTGAGCCTCTTGGCTCAAGAGAGTGTCGATAAGATGATCGCCAAGGGGATTAAGCTGGTTCCCGGCGACTTTGGGGAGAACCTTACCACCGAAGGAATTGACGTTGCCCACCTGCCCGTCGGCACCCGCCTGAAGGTAGGCGCGGACGTGCTGCTGGAGGTCACCCAGATCGGGAAAAAGTGCCACCACGGCTGCGCCATCTACCAGCAGGTGGGCGACTGCATCATGCCCCGCGAAGGGATCTTCGCCCGCGTGCTCTTAGGGGGCCGGGTTAGAAACGGTGATCCCATCCTGATCGAAGAAGGTTACCGCCTGGCCATCGTCACCGCCAGCGACAAGGGGGCGCGCGGGGAACGCGAAGATACCGGCGCCCAGGTGATTCGCCGGCTGGTGGCAGAGCTGGGCGAGGTGGTGGAGTACAAGGTTCTGCCCGACGAGCGCGAAGAGCTCGCGGCCGAGCTTAAGCGCTTGGCCGACGAGCGGGCCATCGACCTTATCCTTACCACCGGCGGCACGGGGCTCGGACCTCGCGACGTTACCCCGGAGGCCACCCTGGACGTGGTCGACCAGCTGGTGCCTGGCCTCCCCGAGGCCATGCGCGCGGCGGGCTTCGCCAAAACGCCGCACGCCCTCCTTTCCCGCGCCGTAGCCGGCATCCGCGGGCGTACGCTGATCGTGAACCTCCCCGGCAGCCCCCGCGGTGTGGAGGAAAACCTCAGCGTCATCCTGCCGGCCCTGCCGCACGGCCTGGCCGTCCTCACCGGCCGCGCCGCCGAGTGCGGGCGGCCTGCGGCCGACCGGCAGTTCAAAGCCGTCCATTCGTTCCAAGGCGAAGCCGAGTAG
- the moaC gene encoding cyclic pyranopterin monophosphate synthase MoaC: MELTHLTPAGEAHMVNVGQKPVTQRRAVARGAVKMAPATLALIAAGGVPKGDVLAAARLAGIMAAKETPHLIPLCHPLNLGGVEVRLRLDKGASCVEIEAEVTLAGRTGAEMEALTAVSVAALTVYDMCKAVDKGMSIEHIRLVAKSGGKSGIYRREGEEPWEG; encoded by the coding sequence ATGGAACTTACGCATCTTACGCCGGCCGGCGAAGCCCACATGGTGAACGTGGGGCAAAAGCCGGTCACCCAGCGCCGTGCGGTGGCGCGGGGGGCGGTTAAGATGGCCCCGGCCACGCTGGCGCTGATCGCTGCAGGCGGCGTCCCCAAGGGCGATGTGCTGGCGGCGGCGCGCCTGGCCGGCATTATGGCGGCGAAAGAAACGCCGCACCTTATCCCCTTGTGCCACCCGCTCAACCTGGGCGGGGTAGAGGTGCGGCTCAGACTGGATAAAGGGGCGAGCTGCGTGGAGATTGAGGCAGAGGTGACGCTGGCCGGCCGGACCGGTGCCGAGATGGAAGCGCTTACAGCGGTGAGCGTGGCTGCCCTGACCGTTTACGACATGTGCAAGGCCGTGGACAAAGGTATGAGCATCGAGCACATCCGCCTGGTGGCCAAGTCCGGCGGCAAGAGCGGTATTTACCGGCGGGAGGGTGAGGAACCATGGGAAGGGTAG
- the moaA gene encoding GTP 3',8-cyclase MoaA encodes MRDRLGREIDYLRVSVTDRCNLRCLYCLPPQGVRPKAHDEILHYEEIVRLVEVGVSLGIRRVRLTGGEPLARLGLTKLVAQLAAIPGLEDLSLTTNGTLLAPLAAPLKQAGLKRVNVSLDTLRPERFRAITRRGTLADAWAGIEAALAVGLDPVKINTVALAGVNDDEIGELAALTRRLPLHVRFIEVMPLGADLDWAAAHALPMAAVRSAVEKAGLLEPADVAGAGPAAAWRFPGAPGTVGFIAALSEAFCARCNRLRLTADGRLKPCLASDVEVDVRGLLRGGAGTGELKGAFRRALELKPTHHDLASYTEHTRVMCQIGG; translated from the coding sequence ATGCGCGACCGGCTGGGACGGGAGATTGATTACCTGCGGGTTTCGGTGACGGACCGCTGCAACCTGCGCTGCCTGTACTGCCTGCCGCCGCAAGGGGTACGGCCCAAGGCCCACGACGAGATTCTGCACTACGAAGAGATCGTGCGCCTGGTGGAGGTAGGGGTGAGCCTGGGTATCCGGCGGGTACGCCTGACCGGCGGGGAGCCGCTGGCGCGCCTGGGGCTTACCAAGCTGGTGGCCCAGCTCGCCGCCATCCCTGGCCTTGAGGACCTTTCCTTAACGACCAACGGCACGTTGCTGGCCCCGCTGGCGGCGCCGCTCAAGCAGGCCGGGCTGAAACGGGTAAATGTCAGCTTAGACACGCTGCGGCCGGAGCGCTTTCGGGCCATCACCCGCCGGGGCACCCTGGCCGATGCCTGGGCGGGGATCGAGGCTGCCCTGGCGGTGGGCCTTGACCCGGTGAAGATCAACACGGTGGCCTTGGCCGGGGTGAATGACGATGAGATCGGTGAGCTCGCGGCCCTTACGCGCCGGCTTCCCCTGCACGTGCGCTTTATTGAGGTGATGCCGCTGGGGGCGGACCTCGACTGGGCGGCGGCCCATGCCCTGCCCATGGCGGCCGTCCGGTCGGCCGTGGAAAAGGCAGGGCTCTTGGAGCCGGCCGACGTGGCCGGGGCGGGCCCGGCGGCAGCCTGGCGCTTCCCGGGGGCACCGGGGACGGTGGGTTTCATCGCCGCCCTTTCGGAAGCCTTTTGCGCGCGCTGCAACCGCCTGCGCCTTACGGCCGATGGCCGGCTCAAGCCCTGCCTGGCGTCCGACGTGGAGGTGGACGTGCGGGGGCTGCTGCGGGGCGGTGCCGGCACCGGGGAACTGAAGGGTGCTTTCCGGCGGGCGCTGGAGCTGAAGCCGACCCACCACGACCTGGCGAGCTATACCGAGCACACCCGCGTGATGTGCCAGATAGGGGGCTAG
- a CDS encoding molybdopterin biosynthesis protein, with amino-acid sequence MERQVYLEDIPYEEARQAFLTPFAGRVMPPETLPVPECAGRVTAAPVFARLSSPHYHAAAMDGVAVAAKVTFGASETSPVRLTVGEDAFWVDTGDPLPPGTNAVIMVEDLHELPGGELEIIQAVSPWENVRLLGEDMVQTELILPANHRLRPVDLGALLAGGATAIAVRRRPRVAILPTGTELVPPGKEPAPGEIIEFNSTIFAAQVKEWGAEPVVFPITPDDYELIKARVAQAAGAADVILINAGSSAGSEDFSARVIGELGRLFVHGAATRPGKPVILGSVQGKPTIGVPGYPASAVLALELYLKPLLTRLLGLPPEEPPKVTARLARSLTSPLGVDEFVRVKLGPVGPHLMATPLPRGAALTTSLVRADGILKVPRGSEGIKAGAQVEVSLLKSEMEIRGTVVAVGSHDLTLDIIANLLREKYPEFTLSSAHVGSLGGLLALRRGEAHLAGTHLLDEETGEYNIPYLKRYLPEEEVYLITLVYREQGLLVPPGNPKEIRTLADLTRPDVTFINRQKGAGTRVLLDRALKEEGIDPQKIQGYQREEYTHTAVAAAVKSGAADVGLGVLSAARALELDFIPWRAERYDLAIPAVYLDHPGVRAVLSIIQSPEFKEQVTALGGYDLRDTGKIQWPRRGEEDARPAGTGD; translated from the coding sequence ATGGAGCGACAGGTGTACCTTGAGGACATCCCGTACGAAGAAGCGCGGCAGGCCTTCCTTACGCCCTTCGCCGGCCGGGTGATGCCGCCCGAGACCCTGCCCGTGCCGGAGTGTGCCGGGCGCGTCACGGCCGCCCCCGTCTTCGCCCGCCTCTCCTCGCCCCACTACCACGCTGCGGCCATGGACGGCGTGGCGGTGGCGGCCAAGGTCACCTTCGGGGCGAGCGAGACCAGCCCGGTGCGGCTCACAGTGGGGGAGGACGCCTTCTGGGTGGATACGGGGGATCCGCTGCCTCCCGGCACCAACGCGGTGATCATGGTGGAGGACCTGCACGAGCTGCCGGGTGGCGAACTGGAGATCATCCAGGCGGTGAGCCCTTGGGAGAATGTACGCCTCTTGGGCGAAGACATGGTCCAGACGGAGCTTATCCTCCCGGCCAATCACCGTCTGCGCCCCGTGGACTTGGGGGCCCTCCTGGCCGGAGGTGCCACGGCAATCGCCGTCCGCCGCCGCCCGCGCGTGGCGATCCTGCCCACGGGCACCGAGCTGGTGCCGCCGGGGAAGGAGCCGGCGCCGGGCGAGATCATCGAGTTCAACTCCACCATCTTCGCGGCCCAGGTGAAGGAGTGGGGAGCGGAACCGGTGGTCTTTCCCATCACCCCGGACGATTACGAGCTGATTAAAGCGCGGGTGGCCCAGGCAGCCGGCGCGGCGGATGTCATTCTCATCAACGCCGGCTCTTCTGCCGGTTCGGAGGATTTCAGCGCCCGCGTCATCGGCGAGCTGGGGCGGCTGTTCGTGCACGGTGCGGCCACCCGGCCGGGGAAACCGGTTATTCTAGGCAGCGTCCAGGGCAAACCAACGATCGGCGTACCGGGTTACCCGGCTTCGGCCGTGCTGGCGCTCGAGCTGTACCTCAAGCCGCTTCTCACCCGCCTCCTGGGCCTCCCGCCGGAAGAGCCGCCCAAGGTTACGGCCCGTCTGGCCCGCAGCCTCACTTCGCCCCTGGGCGTGGACGAGTTCGTGCGCGTCAAGCTCGGCCCCGTCGGCCCCCACCTTATGGCCACGCCGCTCCCGCGCGGCGCCGCCCTCACCACCTCCCTCGTGCGGGCCGACGGGATCCTGAAGGTGCCGCGCGGCAGCGAGGGGATCAAGGCGGGGGCGCAGGTGGAGGTCAGCTTGCTCAAGAGCGAGATGGAAATCCGGGGCACGGTGGTGGCCGTCGGCAGCCACGACCTCACGCTCGACATCATCGCCAACCTGCTGCGGGAGAAATACCCGGAATTTACGCTCTCCTCCGCCCATGTGGGGAGCCTGGGGGGACTTCTCGCCCTGCGCCGCGGTGAGGCCCACCTGGCGGGAACGCACCTCCTGGATGAGGAAACCGGCGAGTACAACATCCCCTACCTCAAACGGTATCTTCCTGAGGAAGAGGTGTACCTTATCACCCTCGTTTACCGCGAGCAAGGCTTGCTGGTGCCGCCGGGGAATCCGAAAGAAATCCGGACGCTGGCCGACCTTACCCGTCCGGATGTTACCTTCATCAACCGGCAGAAAGGTGCCGGCACGCGGGTGCTCCTCGACCGGGCCTTGAAGGAGGAAGGCATCGACCCGCAGAAGATCCAGGGCTACCAGCGCGAGGAGTACACCCACACCGCAGTGGCGGCAGCCGTAAAGAGCGGGGCGGCGGACGTGGGCTTAGGTGTCCTGTCGGCGGCGCGCGCCCTGGAGCTGGACTTCATTCCCTGGCGGGCGGAACGCTACGACCTGGCCATCCCTGCTGTTTACCTGGATCACCCCGGGGTCAGGGCCGTCCTGAGCATCATCCAGAGTCCCGAATTCAAAGAACAGGTTACAGCCCTGGGGGGCTACGACCTCAGGGATACCGGCAAGATCCAGTGGCCACGAAGGGGGGAGGAGGATGCGCGACCGGCTGGGACGGGAGATTGA
- the glp gene encoding gephyrin-like molybdotransferase Glp, which produces MDDFFHVRPVAAAREELFSRWQPQPLEVKRVPLTAAVGRVLAEPVRAAEDVPPYTRSTVDGYAVRAADTFGASEGLPALLDLLEDIRMGAVPQKALAPGQASRIATGGMLPPGADAVVMVEYTEELDATSFAVLRPVAPGENVIRAGEDAAAGEELLPAGARLRPADVGALAALGITTVPVGRRPRVAVLSTGDEIVPPEVTPAPGQIRDSNSYSLGAAVAAAGGEPVYLGLARDEYQAVLAGVRRGLEGADLVVLSGGSSVGVRDVAARVLAELGPPGVLVHGVALRPGKPVLIALCQGKPVFGLPGHPVSALVTFDLFVRPAIARLLRLKTRPQAGVRARLARNLASAAGREDHVRVRLVETAEGLTAEPVLGKSGLITTLVRADGTIVIPPAREGLRAGEEVEVYLL; this is translated from the coding sequence TTGGACGACTTTTTTCACGTGCGGCCGGTGGCGGCGGCGCGGGAGGAGCTTTTTTCCCGCTGGCAGCCGCAGCCGCTCGAGGTGAAGCGGGTGCCGCTGACGGCGGCGGTGGGCCGGGTGCTGGCCGAGCCCGTCCGCGCCGCGGAGGACGTGCCGCCCTACACCCGCTCCACGGTGGACGGGTATGCCGTGCGGGCGGCGGATACGTTTGGAGCCAGCGAGGGCCTGCCGGCGCTCCTCGACCTGCTCGAGGACATCCGCATGGGGGCCGTGCCGCAAAAGGCACTGGCACCGGGGCAGGCAAGCCGTATCGCCACGGGGGGGATGCTCCCGCCCGGGGCGGACGCGGTGGTGATGGTGGAGTACACGGAGGAGCTGGATGCGACCTCGTTTGCCGTTCTGCGCCCGGTGGCGCCGGGCGAGAACGTGATCCGGGCCGGGGAAGACGCGGCGGCCGGGGAAGAGCTCCTGCCGGCGGGTGCTCGCCTGCGCCCGGCCGATGTCGGGGCGCTGGCGGCCCTTGGCATTACGACGGTGCCGGTGGGGCGGCGGCCGCGCGTAGCGGTGCTTTCCACCGGCGACGAGATTGTACCTCCCGAGGTTACGCCGGCGCCCGGTCAGATCCGCGACAGCAACAGTTACTCTCTGGGCGCTGCGGTGGCAGCTGCCGGGGGCGAGCCGGTTTACCTGGGGCTGGCGCGGGACGAGTACCAGGCGGTGCTGGCCGGCGTGCGGCGCGGGCTGGAAGGGGCCGACCTGGTGGTGCTCTCGGGCGGGAGCTCGGTGGGGGTGCGCGATGTGGCGGCCCGGGTGCTGGCCGAGCTGGGGCCGCCGGGGGTGCTGGTGCACGGTGTGGCGCTGCGCCCAGGGAAACCGGTGCTCATCGCCCTCTGCCAGGGGAAACCCGTTTTCGGCCTCCCCGGCCACCCGGTCTCCGCTCTGGTGACGTTTGATCTCTTCGTGCGGCCGGCCATCGCGCGGCTCCTCAGGCTGAAGACACGGCCACAGGCCGGCGTGCGGGCCCGCCTGGCGCGCAACCTGGCCTCCGCCGCCGGGCGCGAGGACCACGTGCGCGTGCGCCTGGTGGAGACGGCGGAAGGCCTCACGGCCGAGCCCGTTCTGGGCAAGTCGGGCCTCATCACCACCCTGGTGCGGGCCGATGGCACCATCGTGATCCCGCCTGCCCGCGAAGGCCTGCGGGCCGGGGAGGAAGTTGAAGTGTACCTGCTCTGA
- a CDS encoding DUF362 domain-containing protein — MNTLVVSYGTNPREMVLQALAALDVAKALRPAMRIGIKPNLVVEKPASSGATTSPEVVAGIIEYLHAAGCKDITILESSAVGHRTERAFAVCGYTRLASRYGVKLVDLKHDATQKVTAHGQEMRVCRTALSLDYFINVPVLKAHCQTRLTCALKNLKGCLPDSEKRRFHALGLHRPIAALNQVVKSDLVVVDGLCGDLTFEEGGNPVAMDQVLVGRDPVLVDAYAATALGYEPLTIPYIRLAAELGLGSAQCEQADILVLNPEVRPPAAPTVSPLARELSRWVEERSACSICYGNLLRALACLREDGVLARLTHKIKIGQGFRGQGGPGPGVGSCTAGLSLNLPGCPPATKDIVKFLNA; from the coding sequence GTGAACACTTTGGTGGTCAGCTACGGAACAAATCCGCGGGAAATGGTGCTGCAAGCCCTGGCAGCCCTCGATGTGGCAAAGGCTCTGCGCCCTGCTATGCGCATCGGTATCAAGCCCAACCTGGTGGTGGAAAAACCGGCGTCTTCAGGGGCGACAACTTCGCCGGAGGTGGTAGCCGGGATTATCGAATACCTGCACGCGGCCGGGTGCAAGGACATAACTATCTTAGAAAGCAGCGCGGTCGGTCATAGGACGGAGCGCGCCTTCGCCGTCTGCGGCTATACCCGGTTGGCCAGCCGCTACGGTGTAAAACTTGTGGACCTTAAGCACGACGCGACCCAAAAAGTAACCGCTCACGGCCAAGAAATGCGCGTCTGCCGGACGGCGCTCAGCCTTGACTATTTCATCAATGTCCCTGTACTCAAAGCCCACTGCCAGACTAGACTCACCTGCGCTTTGAAAAACCTCAAGGGTTGCCTGCCCGATAGCGAGAAACGGCGCTTCCATGCCCTCGGCCTGCACCGGCCCATTGCCGCGCTAAACCAAGTGGTGAAATCCGATTTGGTAGTAGTAGACGGATTGTGCGGTGACCTCACCTTTGAGGAGGGCGGCAATCCTGTCGCCATGGACCAAGTGCTGGTAGGGCGGGATCCTGTCCTGGTGGATGCGTACGCCGCGACGGCTTTAGGCTACGAACCGCTCACCATTCCCTACATTCGGTTGGCTGCCGAACTAGGACTTGGTTCAGCACAGTGCGAGCAAGCCGACATTCTGGTGCTTAACCCGGAAGTACGCCCGCCGGCCGCCCCCACCGTTTCTCCTCTGGCACGCGAACTCAGCCGCTGGGTTGAGGAGCGTTCGGCCTGCTCCATCTGTTACGGAAACCTTTTGCGTGCCCTGGCCTGTCTTAGGGAAGACGGCGTCCTGGCCCGACTGACCCACAAGATTAAGATCGGCCAGGGTTTCCGGGGTCAAGGCGGCCCCGGCCCGGGCGTAGGCTCCTGTACGGCCGGGCTGAGCTTGAACCTGCCCGGTTGTCCTCCGGCGACGAAAGACATTGTCAAGTTTCTGAATGCCTGA